Within Eremothecium cymbalariae DBVPG#7215 chromosome 3, complete sequence, the genomic segment ACCAGTAATTTGACCACAGCAATTCGAGCAAAGCCTAAATTAGTCCAGATTACTGAAGAGGATGAGTTCACCTACGAATCCGACAAAGAACGTAAAAAAGTGGATGAAGATTCACAAAAGTCAACTCTTGCTTCACCAAGAACAATATCTACTGCAGGTGCAGCTGCCGGTGCAGGTGCCGGCGCCGTCTCCATAGTTGCCTTTAAATCAACTGACACTGCTGTCTCGGTGGACCCTTTTATACTGGAAGGCGAAGATGACAACCGCACTAATGACGAAGACGAAAAAgagcatcttcatcaacaaggagttgaagatgaagatgacgacGATGGCAGCCAAGGCTCTTTCATACTATCTGTTGAAGTGGCCGAGGCTATCATCAGACAGAACTCTGTCTCTCGAAGGTAACAGAGCAAACAGCATGTGGAGATCCGCTAATTCTCACGTATGCATACTCTTCTTTAAGCTCTAAGCGctggaaaatattgaagttCCCATACTACCGGGTACTAGGCGTAAGAGTATtagtataataatagcaaCATACACCGTTTGATTAACTTTAgagtatatatgtaataaGACAGCGGTTGTATTACACCTGCTCGTTACCCTGGCTTGCCCGGTGATTTATGCGGCGATATTTTTTCTGCCAACAGATGGTACGGTACCCTTCTTCTGCCTTATATAATGCTGGGTGGATTTCCCAGTTTCCTTTGTCTCTCGACGGCCACCCCAGGCCATGCACTGGCCCATTGTTTCCTTTGGTAAATGATGCGAAGCCTTTCTTGCCCTAATAGATTTATATAAAAAGGCCTTATGGTAGCTGTTTTACATAATGTTGTAATATGTGACAAAGTTCTTCTGGAGGAGTGGGTTTTCCtttataaataatttttattttgttgaatattattgaaaagtGAATTGTCAGCTAATAAAGATATAAGTAGTCAGTATAGCTTTCCAGCagtgaaatattttttcctTTGCTATAAAGTACTATTCACGAGGGATTATAAAGAAGATGGCAGGTTACACAGATATTGACAGATTGGCTATTTCCACTATTAGGCTGTTGGCTGTGGATCAGGTTTCCAAGGCCAACTCAGGGCACCCCGGTGCACCTTTGGGATTAGCCCCGGCCGCTCACGTGATTTGGAAGCAGATGAAATTTAATCCAAAGAGTCCAGAATGGATTAATAGGGATAGGTTTGTTCTTTCAAATGGACATGCGGTTGCGTTGTTGTACTCTTTGTTACATTTGTTTGGGTATCCATTGTCTGTAGAGGATTTGAAACAATTTAGACAAGTAGGTTCTCGGACTCCAGGGCATCCAGAGGCTGATTTGGACGGGATAGATGTAACAACTGGTCCATTAGGTCAGGGTATTTGTAATGCGGTTGGTTTAGCTATCGCCCAGGCAAACTTTGCTGCTACTTACAACAAGCCTGGGTTTGAATTGTCTAACAATTACACATATGTTTTTCTTGGGGATGGTTGTTTGCAAGAAGGTGTGTCTTCTGAAGCTAGTTCTTTGGCTGGTCATCTACAATTGGGTAATTTGATTGCTATTTACGATGACAATCGGATTACCATCGATGGTGATACCAAAGTTTCCTTCGATGAGGATGTAAGAAAGAGATATGAGGCCTATGGTTGGGAAGTTTTGAGTGTTGAGAATGGTAATGAGGATCTGGATGCGATCGCTCATGCTTTAGAGCAAGCAAAGAAGTCTAAAGACAAACCAACTTTGATTAAGTTGACCACGATGATAGGTTATGGTTCCTTGGAAGCCGGGTCGCATGCGGTACACGGTGCTCCATTAAAGGCTGATGATGTTAAGCAGTTGAAGACTAGTCTTGGTTTCACTGCTGATGAGGCCTTTGTTGTTCCTCAGGAGGTTTATGACCTTTACAACAAAAGCACTATCCAGCCAGGTGCCCAGGCTGAGACTGAATGGAATGCCTTGTTTGAGAGATACATTGAGTCCCATCCAAAAGAGGGAGCTGAATTGAAGAGAAGATTGGCAGGTGAATTACCTGAAAACTGGGTCTCCAAATTGCCTGTATACAACCCATCTGACTCTGCAATTGCCTCAAGAAAATTGTCTGAGATTGTTCTTCAATCTATTTACAACGAGTTACCCGAATTGATTGGTGGCTCTGCTGATTTAACTCCTTCTAATCTGACCAGATGGAATGAAGCCGTGGACTTCCAACCACCACAGTCTGGGTTAGGTGACTACACTGGTAGGTATATTAGATATGGTGTTCGTGAACATGGTATGGGTGCCATAATAAACGGTATCTCTGCTTTTGGTGCAAACTATAAACCTTTTGGTGCAACATTTTTGAACTTTGTTTCTTATGCTGCCGGTGCTGTGAGATTGGCTGCTTTGTCTGGCCACCCAGTCATTTGGGTTGCTACCCATGATTCGATTGGTTTGGGAGAAGATGGACCAACCCATCAGCCAGTTGAGACTTTGACTCACTTGAGAGCCTTACCTAACATGCAAGTTTGGAGACCTGCTGACGGTAATGAGGTTTCTGCTGCATATAAGGTTGCTCTAGAATCTAAACATACTCCTGCTGTTTTGGCTCTTTCTCGACAAAATCTTCCCCAATTAGAGGGCTCCTCTATAGAAAAAGCATCCAAGGGAGGTTACATCTTGAAAGATATTCAGAATCCAGATATTTCGATCATCTCCACTGGTTCTGAAGTCTCGATTGCTGTAGAAGCAGCGAAGCTCCTAGCTGAAAAGAATGTGAAGGTTAGAGTTGTATCCCTCCCGGACTTCCACACTTTTGCTCAACAACCAAAAGACTATCAAATGTCTGTCTTGCCAGATGGTGTTCCAATTTTGTCATTCGAAGTTTTATCGACTTCTGGCTGGGCTAAGTATGCTCACCAATCCTTTGGATTAGATACCTTTGGCGCTTCCGGTAAGGGGCCTGATGTCTACAAGCACTTTGGATTCACTGTTGAAGGTGTTGTCGATAAGGCAGAGAAGACGATTGCTTTTTACAAGGGCAAGCAAGTTATTTCTCCATTGAATAAGGCATTTTAGGTCCACCAACCGATTCAGCACTCCGTTCCTTTATTCGATTGAAGTGGTAGTCAATTTCTGAACATGCtataatatacaaatgAACTCAGATATTCAGACTCGTAGGTACATATTAGTACTATTTAAGTATATCGTATTGCCATTAATATTGCCATTTGCGTTCAGTGATTGTTACGTTCAGTAGCCTTGTAATGACAAAGGGTCGTGTTTGCTCTTATTAGTGGAACTTTGGTGAATGCTGCAACGCAATTAGTTGCTTAATaaatacaatatatttacaGATTGATTCTATTCCCAGTGCATAACGTCTATGAAGTTGTATTCATTCAATTAATCctaattaaaatattgtAGGTGAGAAGCTTAGgctgtatatatatatatacataaaGTAAAAAAAGCTTATGACGCCGTCAAAATTGTAACATCATCAAGTCATTATTCAATCCATAACACAGCACAACTAACCATAAAACATGACGAAACAAATATCTGTTGCATTTGTTTGCCTGGGGAACATCTGTCGTTCTCCAATGGCTGAAGCTGTGTTCAAAAACAAGGTTAAAGAACATAAAGTTGAAGATAGATTTGGTGTGATAGATTCGTTTGGCACTGCTGGATATCATATAGGAGAAGAACCTGACTACCGTAGTGTCGCTACTTGTCGCAAGCACAAGGTTCCTGTGGATCATCGCAGCCAAAAGATCAAGGCTAGtcattttgatgaatttgattttattatttgcaTGGATAACTCTAACAAACGAAACTTAGAAAGGTTAAAGCCTACCGGAAGTAAAGCAATGATACATTTATTTGGAGAGTGGAACACTGAaaacaaattcaacaaaattattgatgatCCTTACTACGGCGGAAATGATGGTTTCGAATATAatttcaatcaaatatCTTATTTTAGTGATGAATTTATCAAGAGGGAACTTTAAAAATGCCTACCCTAGCTTTGGATGGCGAATACGGTCTGCGTgattacaaaaaatatatcttttattgtatattacagatattatatatatttctgaaCTCTATGTGACCGACCTAATATCTATTTAAGCACGTAAGCGGTGGTTAAAGTCGTTCGAACTCCTCTTCGCGATAAACGAAGTCTGGTCCACAGCGTCTAGCCAGCCAACTTTTTTGATAATCAAAATACCTCCATGATACTTCCTCCTTCTGTTCCATACCTGGAGGCAATTTCTCAACTTCCCTATAAAACCAACAACGGTTAACTCTATTGAATAACCATCCCCGAATATTCAGCTCTCTAGCAGCTAAAAATTGTTCATATGTCCCTtgataatgataaaaaataaaaaatagGGTATCTAGATCAAATTTCGTCAAGATTTGCGCCATTGAAGTCTTACCGTATATGTCGTTTGTTATTGTACCACTAGAGTTTAGTGTAGTAGTTACAAATCTAATTGGTTCATTAGGGAAGAATATTGAAGTAGGATGTGGCAAGGAAAGTGGGTGCTGGAATAAATGTGGGGTATCTGCATCAAGCGAGTCAGGACAGTTTAACAAAGACGACTCTAACTGTTTTATCATTTTGTCTGGCATTGTATCATAAGGTTGAATTAATGGTCTTTTAGCTTGTAGCCAATATACGAGTTCCTCTTTAAACAGTGGGTTTTGGAATGCAGACTTTGTTGCTAAATCGTTCTCTATGATTTCTGAGATCTTCGAAGTTAAATTCTTGGGAGGAGGGATACCAATTGGAGACTGAGGAGCAGAATCCTTCTTAACATTCTTAGCCCCTGCGGATACTGGACTGGAGGAAGAGGCCTGAGATGCTGGTGCGCTGGTTGCTGTCATGCTTCCTGCAGTTGAGATAGTTGATTTTGTGTTCGCAATTGCCAATACGGGAGAAGAactcttcttttttggcGAACGTTCAGATTTCGTCTTCGACTTTACAGGTGTCGGCTGTTCCTTTGGttcatcaacttcaattTCACAACCCATATCTTCATATATAGTCTCATATTCAATGAAATCTGGATCATCGTTGTTATCCACATAATATCTGATATCCTCCTGATACTCTTCAACAGTATCTGGTTCCAATTCATTATTCTGTAACATTTTCAgaatattttccaaattggaAATATGAAACTGATGCCTTTCAATCTTCTCAGTCAGTTCCTGCGCTTCATATGATtcaagttgtttttgaagttccTCCAAACAGTCCTCAACGAACAGGAACTGGTCTcgtttttttaattctcGAGGGTCTTTAATTAAGTCTGGATTACTTAGTGCCTCTGTAGAAAACTTCTTAGTCTTCATAATTTTCTCCACAGACTTAAATCGTTCCATACCATTTTCAATCAATCTTCTATTCTCCATTAGCAAGGATGTTTTCTCCTTTACGTCATCTTTACTTAACCACGACTTGATTTGCTCCCTATGTTTCTGTAACTTCTTGATCTCCCTTTTTAGATCAGACTCTAATTTCTCTCGATAAGATTGATTATCTGATTCCGTAGTTTGGAATTtatcatatattatatcaaattctgCTAAACCTTCCTTTACCTTTTTCAATACTTTGTCAACTTCTTGCAATAACTTCCTCTGTGAcatgatgaaaatattaacgACCGCCAAAAAAAGCTGTCAAACTTCCTGGATATTATGTGATGCAACGTAATAAATAAACGGCACTCAACTCGTGATCCTTCCAAGCCTCTATGAACCAACACCAAAGTGTTGATGG encodes:
- the LTP1 gene encoding tyrosine protein phosphatase LTP1 (similar to Ashbya gossypii ADL365W), with translation MTKQISVAFVCLGNICRSPMAEAVFKNKVKEHKVEDRFGVIDSFGTAGYHIGEEPDYRSVATCRKHKVPVDHRSQKIKASHFDEFDFIICMDNSNKRNLERLKPTGSKAMIHLFGEWNTENKFNKIIDDPYYGGNDGFEYNFNQISYFSDEFIKREL
- a CDS encoding transketolase family protein (similar to Ashbya gossypii ADL366W) yields the protein MAGYTDIDRLAISTIRLLAVDQVSKANSGHPGAPLGLAPAAHVIWKQMKFNPKSPEWINRDRFVLSNGHAVALLYSLLHLFGYPLSVEDLKQFRQVGSRTPGHPEADLDGIDVTTGPLGQGICNAVGLAIAQANFAATYNKPGFELSNNYTYVFLGDGCLQEGVSSEASSLAGHLQLGNLIAIYDDNRITIDGDTKVSFDEDVRKRYEAYGWEVLSVENGNEDLDAIAHALEQAKKSKDKPTLIKLTTMIGYGSLEAGSHAVHGAPLKADDVKQLKTSLGFTADEAFVVPQEVYDLYNKSTIQPGAQAETEWNALFERYIESHPKEGAELKRRLAGELPENWVSKLPVYNPSDSAIASRKLSEIVLQSIYNELPELIGGSADLTPSNLTRWNEAVDFQPPQSGLGDYTGRYIRYGVREHGMGAIINGISAFGANYKPFGATFLNFVSYAAGAVRLAALSGHPVIWVATHDSIGLGEDGPTHQPVETLTHLRALPNMQVWRPADGNEVSAAYKVALESKHTPAVLALSRQNLPQLEGSSIEKASKGGYILKDIQNPDISIISTGSEVSIAVEAAKLLAEKNVKVRVVSLPDFHTFAQQPKDYQMSVLPDGVPILSFEVLSTSGWAKYAHQSFGLDTFGASGKGPDVYKHFGFTVEGVVDKAEKTIAFYKGKQVISPLNKAF
- the NOT5 gene encoding CCR4-NOT core subunit NOT5 (similar to Ashbya gossypii ADL364C); this translates as MSQRKLLQEVDKVLKKVKEGLAEFDIIYDKFQTTESDNQSYREKLESDLKREIKKLQKHREQIKSWLSKDDVKEKTSLLMENRRLIENGMERFKSVEKIMKTKKFSTEALSNPDLIKDPRELKKRDQFLFVEDCLEELQKQLESYEAQELTEKIERHQFHISNLENILKMLQNNELEPDTVEEYQEDIRYYVDNNDDPDFIEYETIYEDMGCEIEVDEPKEQPTPVKSKTKSERSPKKKSSSPVLAIANTKSTISTAGSMTATSAPASQASSSSPVSAGAKNVKKDSAPQSPIGIPPPKNLTSKISEIIENDLATKSAFQNPLFKEELVYWLQAKRPLIQPYDTMPDKMIKQLESSLLNCPDSLDADTPHLFQHPLSLPHPTSIFFPNEPIRFVTTTLNSSGTITNDIYGKTSMAQILTKFDLDTLFFIFYHYQGTYEQFLAARELNIRGWLFNRVNRCWFYREVEKLPPGMEQKEEVSWRYFDYQKSWLARRCGPDFVYREEEFERL